A single region of the Gossypium arboreum isolate Shixiya-1 chromosome 12, ASM2569848v2, whole genome shotgun sequence genome encodes:
- the LOC108477533 gene encoding calcineurin B-like protein 8 isoform X1, with amino-acid sequence MGCVCMKYRVKHEDPTILAAETCFNETEVKALYELFRQLSSSLVDDGYISKEEFLLGLFRNRKEQNLFANRMFQLFDANNDGFIGFGEFVRSLSIFHPDAPRSDKVGFAFQLYDIWQTGFIEPEEVTGIFWTSLIGYYHDALTSEVLSFFFFWPHHVITMHTILVHLPWLSLKVSPCDVAKKIGTALLVGGLCWAFRLI; translated from the exons ATGGGCTGCGTTTGCATGAAGTATCGAGTTAAACATGAAGATCCTACCATTCTTGCTGCTGAAACCTGCT TTAATGAAACCGAAGTTAAAGCTTTGTACGAGCTTTTCAGACAACTAAGCAGTTCTCTGGTTGATGATGGATATATAAGCAAG GAAGAGTTTCTACTTGGTTTGTTCAGAAACAGAAAAGAACAAAATCTCTTTGCAAACAGG ATGTTTCAGTTATTCGATGCCAACAATGATGGGTTTATAGGATTCGGAGAGTTTGTTCGATCTCTAAGCATCTTTCACCCAGATGCTCCTCGCTCCGACAAAGTTGGTT TCGCATTTCAATTATATGATATATGGCAAACTGGTTTCATCGAACCTGAGGAGGTAACGGGCATATTTTGGACCTCATTGATTGGTTATTATCATGATGCACTGACCAGTGAGGTActatcgtttttttttttttggccacATCATGTCATCACTATGCACACAATATTGGTACATCTTCCCTGGTTGTcactgaaagtgtctccttgtgACGTGGCCAAGAAAATTG